In the Trinickia acidisoli genome, TCTTTCCTCGGTCGAGCAATCGCTCGCCGACATCCCGAGCGCCCCGCCGCCCGTGCTGACGCAGCTAAGCGGAATGCGCCGCCTGATCGATTCGACGGTTGGCTCCGTGCGCCGCATTGCCGCGGACTTGCGGCCCGTCATGCTCGACGATCTCGGCTTGTTGCCGGCAATCGATTGGCTGCTGACCGATTTCACGACCCGCTACGGCATCGAGATCGAGCGTCGCATCGAGCCCGGCGGCGCGCAGTTCTCGCGCAACGGCGCGACAACGCTCTTTCGCATCGTGCAGGAAGCGCTGACGAACGTGGCAAGGCATGCGGAAGCCACTCGCGTGTCGATCTCGCTCGTCGCCGAGGACGACCAATGCCTGCTGCGCATCGCCGATAATGGGTGCGGCGCGCGAGGCGCGCAGGGCAATGAAGGACACGGGGAAAAATCCTTCGGGTTACTGGGCATTCGCGAACGTGCGCATATCCTGGGCGGTTCGGTCTCGGTCGAAACCGCGCTGAAGCAGGGATTCGCGCTGACGGTGCGAATCCCGCTCGCCGCAATACAACAGGAAGAGGCTCTGCCATGACAAAAGTACTGCTGGCCGACGACCACACGCTCGTCCGGGATGGCTTGCGCCATATCCTCGAGGGCACGAGCGGGTTCGAAGTCGTCGGGGAAGCTTACGACGGGCCGACGACGATCTCGCTCGTGCGCGGCACGCAGGCCGACGTGCTCGTACTCGACTTATCGATGCCGGGCCGCAACGGTATCGAACTCGTCAAGCAGATCAAGGACGAATTGCCGGCGCTGCGCGTGCTGGTGCTGACCATGCACGCGGAGCAGCAATACGCGGTGCGCGCCTTCAAGGCCGGGGCATCGGGGTACTTGACGAAGGAAAGCGCGAGCAAAGAACTCGTATCGGCATTGACGAAGATATCCGCGGGCGGCGTGTACGTCAGCTTGTCGATGGCCGAACGGCTCGCGCAAAGCTTGAACGAGCCGACCGATATGCTGCCTCATCAGCGGCTGTCCGATCGCGAATTCGACGTTTTCCGGCGCATCGCGGCCGGCCAGACGATCAGCGAGATCGCGCATGAGCTTTGCGTCAGCGCCAAAACCGTCAGTACCTACAAAACGCGCATTCTCGAAAAGATGCAGATGCCGCACGAAGCCGCCCTCGTCCGCTATGCAATCCAGCACAAACTTTTCGAGGACAGCGAAGACTTGTAACGAGTCGTAACGCCATCTTTCGTCGACATTGCACCGAAGGCCCACCGCGCGGGCCGGCCGCACGGCTTGTAGGCGTAACCCTACAAATTCCTTCGCGGCGGCCTACAACACATTCCTACCGAGCCGATATTTATTTGATAAAGCGCTGACGATACTGTGCCCATGGACTCAAGCACCCCGTCACCGCTGAGAGTATTCGTCGTCGACGAGTCGACGCTCGTGCGCGAACGTTTGGTCCAGCATATCGGGCCGACTGGTGCCGCCCACATCGTGGGCGAGGCCGAGGATGTCGAGACGGCGCTGCGAGGAATCGAAGAAACCGACGCCGAAGCCGTGATCCTCGATTTGCGCTTGATCGACAGCAACGGCATGGATCTGCTCCATGCCCTGCGCAATCGCACCGACCCCATCGTCACGATCGTGCTGACGAACTATGCGTCCCCGGTGTTCCGCGAAGCGAGCGTCGTGGCCGGCGCCGATTTCTTCTTCGACAAGACGACCGAGTTCGATCTCGCGATGGAAACGATCGCGCGTCTCGCGCGCGAGAAAATCGACGGCGCAGCCTGAGCGCCCGCCAAAACATTGCTCTTGGTTTTCCTACTTATTGAGCCGAGGCAAGTCTTTGCCTCGGTGACCGAGTTCGCGCTCGGCATAATCGAAGGCAGCGCGCACGGCGGCCTCGGGTTCCTTCTCCGAGCAATGAGGCAACGGGATCCATTCCTTCTCGGGCGTGACGATGTCGAGCCGCGCGTCGTAATACGTGCCGCTCGGGCCATGTAGGGCTTCGATCGCGAGATGGCAGGCGCTCACGTGCGACGCAAAGCGCATGAGCCGCAACAATTGGACACCTGCCTCGGCCTCTATTCGTGCCGCCCCGGCAAATCCGAGATACACGATTTGCATGCCGATTCCCATTTACCGTCTCCCAAACCGATTCGCCGCCTGCTAGCTGAAAG is a window encoding:
- a CDS encoding response regulator, producing the protein MTKVLLADDHTLVRDGLRHILEGTSGFEVVGEAYDGPTTISLVRGTQADVLVLDLSMPGRNGIELVKQIKDELPALRVLVLTMHAEQQYAVRAFKAGASGYLTKESASKELVSALTKISAGGVYVSLSMAERLAQSLNEPTDMLPHQRLSDREFDVFRRIAAGQTISEIAHELCVSAKTVSTYKTRILEKMQMPHEAALVRYAIQHKLFEDSEDL
- a CDS encoding response regulator translates to MDSSTPSPLRVFVVDESTLVRERLVQHIGPTGAAHIVGEAEDVETALRGIEETDAEAVILDLRLIDSNGMDLLHALRNRTDPIVTIVLTNYASPVFREASVVAGADFFFDKTTEFDLAMETIARLAREKIDGAA